A part of Neovison vison isolate M4711 chromosome 8, ASM_NN_V1, whole genome shotgun sequence genomic DNA contains:
- the GDF7 gene encoding growth/differentiation factor 7: protein MDLSAAAALCLWLLSACRPRDGLEAAAVLRAAGAGPVGSPGGGGGGGGGGGGRTLAPAAGVSAAPAAAAPGARAGRRAAGSGFRNGSVVPHQFMMSLYRNLAGRAPAGAAAASTSGSGRHGRADTITGFADQANQDESPAETGQSFLFDVSSLPDTDEVLGAELRVLRHESPELGPGGATPPPLLLLLSTCPGAARAPRLLHSRAAEPLAVARWEVFDVADAVRRHRQEPRATRAFCLLLRSVAGPSQGPLALRLLGFGSRDRGRAAAEERALLVVSSRTQRKGSLFREIRAQARALGAALAAEPAEPAEQYLDPGPGTGSPTAVIGGRRRRRTALAGARAAQGSGGGAGRGHGRRGRSRCSRRPLHVDFKELGWDDWIIAPLDYEAYHCEGVCDFPLRSHLEPTNHAIIQTLLNSMAPDAAPASCCVPARLSPISILYIDAANNVVYKQYEDMVVEACGCR, encoded by the exons ATGGACCTGAGCGCAGCCGCCGCGCTGTGCCTCTGGCTGCTGAGCGCCTGCCGCCCCCGCGACGGGCTCGAAGCGGCCGCCGTGCTGCGAGCGGCGGGGGCAGGGCCGGTCGGGAGTCCGgggggtggcggcggcggcggcggcggcggcggcgggcggacCCTCGCCCCGGCTGCGGGTGTCTCCGCTGCCCCGGCCGCCGCAGCTCCCGGAGCCCGCGCCGGGCGCCGGGCCGCCGGCTCCGGCTTCAGGAACGGCTCGGTGGTGCCGCACCAGTTCATGATGTCGCTTTACCGGAACCTGGCCGGGAGGGCTCCGGCCGGGGCGGCCGCCGCCTCCACCTCGGGCTCTGGCCGCCACGGCCGCGCGGACACCATCACCGGCTTCGCAGACCAGGCGAACCAAG ACGAATCGCCAGCCGAGACCGGCCAAAGCTTCCTGTTCGACGTATCCAGCCTTCCCGACACCGACGAGGTGTTGGGAGCCGAGCTGCGCGTCCTGCGCCACGAGTCCCCGGAGCTGGGCCCTGGCGGCGCCACTCCCCCGccgctgctgttgctgctgtctACCTGCCCCGGGGCCGCCCGAGCGCCCCGCCTGCTGCACTCGCGGGCCGCCGAGCCCTTGGCCGTAGCGCGCTGGGAGGTGTTCGACGTGGCAGACGCCGTGCGGCGCCACCGCCAGGAGCCTCGTGCCACCCGTGCGTTCTGTCTCTTGCTGCGCTCAGTGGCCGGTCCCTCGCAGGGCCCGCTGGCACTGCGGCTGCTGGGCTTCGGTTCACGGGACAGGGGCCGCGCAGCGGCGGAAGAGCGCGCCCTGCTTGTCGTCTCCTCCCGCACGCAGAGGAAGGGGAGCCTATTCCGGGAGATCCGCGCCCAGGCCCGCGCGCTCGGGGCCGCGCTGGCAGCGGAGCCAGCGGAGCCAGCGGAGCAGTATCTTGACCCGGGACCCGGCACTGGGTCGCCCACGGCGGTCATCGGCGGTCGTAGGCGGCGGCGGACGGCGCTGGCTGGGGCGCGAGCGGCGCAGGGCAGCGGCGGGGGCGCGGGTCGGGGCCACGGGCGAAGGGGTCGGAGCCGCTGTAGCCGCAGGCCTCTGCACGTGGACTTCAAGGAGCTGGGCTGGGACGACTGGATCATCGCGCCGCTGGACTACGAGGCGTACCACTGCGAGGGCGTTTGCGACTTCCCGCTGCGCTCGCACCTTGAGCCCACCAACCACGCCATCATTCAGACGCTGCTCAACTCCATGGCTCCAGACGCGGCGCCGGCCTCCTGCTGCGTGCCCGCGCGCCTCAGCCCTATCAGTATCCTCTACATCGACGCGGCCAACAACGTGGTCTACAAGCAGTACGAGGACATGGTGGTGGAGGCGTGCGGCTGCAGGTAG